A window of the Gemmatimonadota bacterium genome harbors these coding sequences:
- a CDS encoding triose-phosphate isomerase → MGHRIFAANWKMNQAPADAAAFMRTFTDQYSRQSDRRVLFFPPAVSLHTVVQGIRERGDLEAGVQNIHWEDKGAFTGETSGPLARAAGAKHVLVGHSERRHVFGETDEETGRKVAAAFRAGLTPTICVGETLAQREAGETLAVVKRQLRAAVAGIDAGVVATSIVAYEPVWAIGTGKTATPADAAEVHVVLRAELRAMAGERGAAVPILYGGSVNRSNVDALLAADEVDGVLVGGASLDADQWLAITRSS, encoded by the coding sequence ATGGGACACCGAATCTTCGCGGCGAACTGGAAGATGAACCAGGCGCCGGCCGATGCCGCCGCCTTCATGCGCACGTTCACCGACCAGTACTCGCGGCAGTCCGACCGGCGGGTCTTGTTCTTCCCGCCGGCCGTCTCGCTGCACACGGTCGTGCAGGGGATCCGCGAGCGTGGTGACCTCGAGGCGGGGGTGCAGAACATCCACTGGGAGGACAAGGGGGCCTTCACCGGCGAGACGTCGGGCCCGCTGGCCCGGGCGGCCGGGGCCAAGCATGTGCTGGTGGGGCACTCCGAGCGCCGTCACGTGTTCGGCGAGACCGATGAGGAGACCGGGAGAAAGGTCGCCGCAGCCTTCCGCGCCGGCCTGACGCCCACGATCTGCGTGGGAGAGACCCTCGCGCAGCGCGAGGCCGGGGAGACGCTGGCGGTGGTGAAGCGACAGCTGCGGGCGGCGGTCGCCGGGATCGACGCGGGCGTGGTCGCGACCTCGATCGTGGCGTATGAGCCGGTCTGGGCCATCGGGACGGGGAAGACGGCGACCCCGGCCGATGCGGCGGAGGTGCACGTGGTCCTTCGCGCCGAGCTGCGGGCGATGGCCGGCGAGCGCGGCGCGGCGGTCCCGATCCTGTACGGCGGCAGCGTCAATCGGTCCAACGTCGATGCGCTCCTGGCGGCCGATGAGGTCGACGGGGTGCTGGTCGGCGGTGCGAGTCTGGACGCCGACCAGTGGCTGGCAATCACCCGGTCGTCGTGA
- the secG gene encoding preprotein translocase subunit SecG, with the protein MYTFLLILLIIDALVLAAAVLMQAGKGGGVAANFGGASSSTSSVIGTRQAGDLLTKASWWCGGIFIFLAFVLQLMSTRAAGPRSILDDIAAPAPAQSTTPSTPSAVPLSPATPAPTTPPQP; encoded by the coding sequence ATGTACACGTTCCTGCTGATCCTCCTCATCATCGATGCCCTCGTCCTCGCTGCCGCCGTGCTCATGCAGGCGGGCAAGGGCGGTGGCGTGGCCGCGAACTTCGGCGGCGCGTCGTCCTCGACCTCGTCGGTCATCGGCACGCGTCAGGCCGGTGACCTGCTCACGAAGGCGAGCTGGTGGTGCGGCGGGATCTTCATCTTCCTCGCGTTCGTGCTGCAGCTGATGTCGACGCGCGCGGCGGGTCCGCGGTCTATCCTTGACGACATCGCGGCCCCCGCGCCGGCGCAGTCGACGACCCCGTCCACTCCGAGCGCCGTGCCGCTCTCGCCGGCGACGCCGGCGCCCACCACGCCGCCCCAACCGTGA
- the carA gene encoding glutamine-hydrolyzing carbamoyl-phosphate synthase small subunit, whose amino-acid sequence MPGFLLLEDGTLFLGRLHGQLDGAAVAEVVFTTSMSGYQETFSDPSYRGQIVVMTSAMIGNYGVNSEDPESERPQVAGVIVRELSASHSNWRAEESLEAWLSKAKVPVLSEVDTRRLTRHLRTVGVMRGLIGAGTEPTATQRAELAACPSMAGLDLASRVTTKAPYVWGDAKAPRHIVAYDYGIKRNILRMFEARGCRVTVVPSTTPPGEVLALKPDGVFLSNGPGDPEAVGYAPAAIKAVAAAGVPIFGICLGHQLLGITFGGKTTKLPYGHRGGNHPVQDLASGEVMITSQNHGFAVQGTKEGIPGAPDLQVTHLNLNDGTVEGLRHRSKAIFGVQYHPEAAPGPHDAVPHFDEFMAAIGGAAIA is encoded by the coding sequence GTGCCAGGGTTCCTCCTCCTCGAGGACGGGACCCTTTTTCTTGGTCGTCTGCACGGGCAGCTCGACGGAGCGGCGGTCGCCGAGGTGGTCTTCACCACGTCGATGAGCGGCTATCAGGAGACCTTCTCGGACCCGTCGTATCGCGGCCAGATCGTCGTGATGACATCGGCGATGATCGGGAACTACGGGGTGAACTCCGAGGATCCGGAGTCGGAGCGGCCGCAGGTCGCGGGCGTGATCGTGCGCGAACTCTCGGCATCGCACTCGAACTGGCGAGCGGAGGAGAGCCTGGAGGCGTGGCTCTCGAAGGCGAAAGTGCCTGTCCTCTCGGAAGTTGATACGCGACGTCTCACGCGCCACCTGAGGACGGTCGGTGTGATGCGCGGCCTGATCGGTGCGGGGACGGAGCCCACGGCCACGCAGCGCGCCGAACTCGCGGCGTGCCCGTCGATGGCGGGTCTCGACCTGGCATCGCGCGTGACCACGAAGGCCCCGTACGTATGGGGTGACGCGAAGGCGCCCCGACACATCGTCGCGTACGACTACGGGATCAAGCGGAACATCCTCCGGATGTTCGAGGCCCGCGGGTGCCGGGTGACGGTCGTCCCGTCCACGACCCCGCCGGGCGAGGTGTTGGCGCTCAAGCCGGACGGTGTGTTCCTCTCGAACGGACCGGGAGACCCGGAGGCGGTCGGTTACGCGCCGGCGGCGATCAAGGCGGTCGCGGCGGCTGGCGTGCCGATCTTCGGCATCTGCCTCGGGCACCAGCTGCTCGGGATCACGTTCGGGGGCAAGACGACGAAGTTGCCCTACGGGCACCGCGGCGGGAACCATCCGGTGCAGGACTTGGCGTCGGGCGAGGTGATGATCACGAGCCAGAACCACGGCTTCGCGGTCCAGGGGACGAAGGAGGGGATCCCGGGTGCCCCGGACCTCCAGGTGACGCACCTGAACCTGAACGACGGCACGGTCGAGGGACTTCGGCATCGGTCCAAGGCGATCTTCGGGGTGCAGTACCACCCGGAGGCGGCGCCGGGCCCGCATGACGCGGTCCCCCATTTCGACGAGTTCATGGCGGCGATCGGCGGCGCGGCAATCGCTTGA
- a CDS encoding integration host factor subunit beta — translation MTKADLVERVTETISQTAGPMISKKDCARVVDAFLDAIKDALKEQKNIEVRGFGTFKIRNRKTRMARNPRTGEPVEVSARPVPVFKPSKELRALVADLTLEELGD, via the coding sequence ATGACCAAAGCCGACCTTGTGGAGCGCGTCACGGAGACCATCTCCCAGACGGCCGGCCCCATGATCTCCAAGAAGGACTGCGCCCGCGTGGTGGACGCGTTCCTCGATGCGATCAAGGATGCCCTCAAGGAGCAGAAGAACATTGAGGTGCGCGGGTTCGGGACGTTCAAGATCCGGAACCGGAAGACGCGCATGGCGCGGAATCCGCGGACGGGTGAGCCAGTGGAGGTGTCGGCGCGGCCGGTGCCGGTGTTCAAGCCCAGCAAGGAGTTGCGAGCGCTGGTCGCTGATCTCACCCTCGAAGAACTCGGCGACTGA
- a CDS encoding MoaD/ThiS family protein, whose product MELNILLFASWAEALGASAVALSLPERATVADVLAAVRARVGDRVLPTPMVAVNHRYAPPSAVIRAGDEVAIIPPVAGG is encoded by the coding sequence ATGGAGTTGAACATCCTTCTCTTCGCGAGTTGGGCTGAGGCGCTGGGGGCGTCCGCGGTGGCGCTCTCGCTGCCGGAACGGGCGACGGTGGCCGATGTGCTGGCCGCGGTCCGTGCGCGAGTCGGGGATCGCGTACTGCCGACGCCGATGGTCGCCGTGAATCACCGGTACGCGCCGCCGTCCGCGGTGATCCGCGCCGGCGATGAGGTCGCGATCATCCCGCCGGTCGCGGGGGGCTGA
- a CDS encoding molybdenum cofactor biosynthesis protein MoaE: protein MRTAVVERPLDPAALLAEVSSTASGASTLFVGTVRRVNDGKDVTGIDYTAYGPMAESEMASIVAEAAGRFGTERIVVEHRVGSLALGEASIVIAVSHARRAAAMDAQRFLIEEIKRRVPVWKREHYADGTREWVDPTAGVLA, encoded by the coding sequence ATGCGCACCGCGGTCGTGGAGCGGCCCCTCGATCCGGCCGCGCTGCTCGCCGAGGTCTCGAGCACCGCGAGCGGGGCCTCGACGCTCTTCGTCGGGACCGTCCGCCGCGTGAACGACGGCAAGGACGTCACGGGGATCGACTACACCGCTTACGGGCCAATGGCCGAGTCGGAGATGGCGAGCATCGTCGCTGAGGCGGCGGGGCGGTTCGGGACCGAGCGGATCGTGGTCGAACACCGGGTCGGGTCGCTCGCGCTCGGCGAGGCGAGCATCGTGATCGCGGTGTCACACGCGCGGCGTGCCGCGGCGATGGATGCGCAGCGATTCCTCATCGAGGAGATCAAGCGGCGCGTGCCGGTGTGGAAGCGGGAGCACTATGCCGACGGGACGCGCGAGTGGGTCGACCCGACGGCGGGGGTGCTCGCGTGA
- the moaA gene encoding GTP 3',8-cyclase MoaA: MSTAALRDQHGRAIEYLRISVTDRCNFRCVYCMPERGLDWLPKQDILSYEEIVGVVTQLAPLGLRRLRITGGEPTIRPDLVTLVAQLKGVAGIEDIALSTNGVKLPAMAAALRAAGLDRVNLSADSLRPDRIAAIARRDLGFRPVDAARAALAAGLDPVKLNVVVMRGVNDDEVVDFARLTMEMPVHVRFIELMPVGEMAHLTDAHIVPSAEVLARVGTLGPLAPAAGPARGNGPARYHRIGDAPGTVGVITPMTHTYCGDCNRVRLTADGRLRTCLYGDHEVNLRDPLRRGEPLAPLFRQALAEKPLAHDLLQLKVGGLRALSQVGG, from the coding sequence GTGAGCACGGCGGCCCTCCGCGACCAGCATGGGCGCGCGATCGAGTATCTGCGGATCTCGGTCACGGATCGCTGCAACTTCCGTTGCGTGTACTGCATGCCGGAGCGGGGGCTCGACTGGCTCCCCAAGCAGGACATCCTCTCGTACGAGGAGATCGTGGGCGTGGTCACGCAGCTGGCGCCCCTCGGATTGCGCCGGTTGCGGATCACGGGTGGGGAGCCGACGATCCGCCCGGACCTGGTCACGCTGGTCGCGCAACTGAAGGGCGTGGCGGGCATCGAGGACATCGCGCTCTCGACGAACGGCGTGAAGCTCCCGGCGATGGCCGCGGCTCTGCGCGCGGCGGGGCTCGATCGGGTGAACCTCTCGGCGGATTCGCTGCGACCGGACCGGATCGCGGCGATCGCGCGGCGGGACCTCGGGTTCCGCCCCGTGGACGCGGCGCGTGCGGCGCTCGCGGCGGGGCTCGACCCGGTGAAGCTGAACGTGGTCGTGATGCGCGGCGTGAATGACGACGAGGTGGTCGACTTCGCGCGCCTGACGATGGAGATGCCGGTGCATGTGCGGTTCATCGAGCTGATGCCGGTGGGGGAGATGGCGCACCTCACGGACGCGCACATCGTCCCGAGCGCGGAGGTGCTCGCCCGGGTGGGGACCCTGGGACCGCTGGCGCCGGCGGCGGGGCCGGCCCGAGGGAACGGGCCGGCCCGGTACCACCGGATCGGCGACGCGCCGGGCACGGTGGGCGTGATCACGCCGATGACGCACACCTACTGCGGCGACTGCAATCGGGTGCGCCTGACGGCCGACGGGCGGCTGCGGACCTGCCTGTACGGCGATCACGAGGTGAACCTGCGGGACCCGCTGCGCCGTGGCGAGCCGCTGGCGCCTCTGTTCCGCCAAGCCCTGGCCGAGAAGCCACTCGCCCACGACCTGCTGCAGCTGAAGGTGGGAGGGCTCCGTGCCCTCTCGCAGGTGGGCGGCTGA
- the mdh gene encoding malate dehydrogenase, which translates to MVNKITVVGAGNVGATAAQRIAEKELARTVVMVDVAEGIPQGKGLDQWQSAPIEGFDSRVIGTNGYEETKGSDIVVITAGIARKPGMSRDDLLNTNAGIVKSVSENIRQTSPDAIVIVVSNPLDVMAWVAKEVTGFPRERVIGMAGVLDTARYRAFLATALDVSVRDIQAMVLGGHGDTMVPLISYTTVSGIPITQLMDKATLDAIVDRTRNGGAEIVKFLKTGSAYYAPSSGAVQMVEAIVNDQKRILPCSAWLEGEYGMKGHFLGVPVKLGRKGIERILEVTLTADERTALEKSAAAVVEPMSVVKL; encoded by the coding sequence ATGGTGAACAAGATCACGGTCGTCGGCGCCGGCAATGTCGGCGCGACCGCGGCCCAGCGCATCGCCGAGAAGGAACTCGCCCGCACCGTCGTCATGGTGGACGTGGCCGAGGGCATCCCGCAGGGCAAGGGCCTCGACCAGTGGCAGTCGGCGCCGATCGAGGGCTTCGACAGCCGCGTGATCGGGACCAACGGGTACGAGGAAACGAAGGGCTCGGACATCGTGGTGATCACCGCCGGCATCGCCCGCAAGCCCGGGATGTCGCGCGACGACCTGCTGAACACCAATGCCGGGATCGTGAAGTCGGTGAGCGAGAACATCCGGCAGACCTCGCCGGACGCGATAGTGATCGTGGTCTCGAACCCGCTCGACGTGATGGCGTGGGTGGCGAAGGAAGTGACGGGCTTCCCGCGCGAGCGGGTGATCGGGATGGCTGGCGTGCTCGACACGGCGCGCTACCGCGCGTTCCTCGCGACGGCGCTGGATGTGAGCGTGCGCGACATCCAGGCGATGGTCCTCGGCGGCCACGGCGACACGATGGTCCCGCTCATCTCCTACACGACGGTCTCGGGCATCCCGATCACGCAGCTGATGGACAAGGCGACGCTCGACGCGATCGTCGACCGCACGCGGAACGGTGGCGCCGAGATCGTGAAGTTCCTCAAGACCGGCTCGGCGTACTATGCCCCGTCCTCGGGCGCGGTGCAGATGGTCGAGGCGATCGTGAACGACCAGAAGCGGATCCTCCCGTGCTCGGCCTGGCTCGAGGGCGAATACGGGATGAAGGGCCACTTCCTCGGCGTTCCGGTGAAGCTCGGCCGGAAGGGGATCGAGCGGATCCTCGAGGTGACGTTGACGGCCGACGAGCGCACGGCGCTGGAGAAGAGCGCGGCGGCGGTGGTCGAACCGATGTCGGTGGTGAAGCTGTAG
- a CDS encoding succinate dehydrogenase cytochrome b subunit has protein sequence MSWLLKFWDSTVGKKVVMAATGILLVGFVLGHMAGNLQMFLGADAMNRYAAFLKSTGELLWVARLGLLGAVTLHIVAAVQLTRRNAAARPQGYAKSEPQVSTLASRTMRIGGFFLLFFIVYHIGHFTTGSFHPAFSHTGVYGNVIIGFQSPWVVALYVTAMAFLGLHLFHGAWAGFRTLGLQKRSANPIQRTLALWVAILVWAGFTVIPVAVLLGILN, from the coding sequence ATGAGCTGGCTGCTGAAGTTCTGGGATTCCACCGTCGGCAAGAAGGTCGTCATGGCCGCGACGGGGATCCTCCTCGTCGGGTTCGTGCTCGGCCACATGGCCGGCAACCTGCAGATGTTCCTCGGCGCGGACGCGATGAACCGCTACGCCGCGTTCCTGAAGAGCACGGGCGAATTGCTCTGGGTGGCGCGCCTCGGGCTGCTCGGCGCGGTCACGCTCCACATCGTGGCGGCGGTGCAGTTGACGCGGCGGAACGCCGCGGCGCGGCCGCAGGGGTACGCGAAATCGGAGCCGCAGGTGAGCACGCTCGCCTCGCGCACGATGCGGATCGGCGGCTTCTTCCTGCTCTTCTTCATCGTCTACCACATCGGGCACTTCACGACGGGGAGCTTCCACCCCGCGTTCAGCCACACCGGCGTCTACGGCAACGTGATCATCGGCTTCCAGTCGCCGTGGGTCGTGGCGCTCTACGTGACGGCGATGGCGTTCCTCGGGCTGCACCTCTTCCACGGCGCGTGGGCGGGGTTCCGGACGCTCGGCCTGCAGAAGCGCTCGGCCAACCCGATCCAGCGCACGCTGGCGCTCTGGGTGGCGATCCTCGTCTGGGCAGGGTTCACGGTGATCCCCGTGGCCGTCCTGCTCGGCATCCTCAACTAG
- a CDS encoding fumarate reductase/succinate dehydrogenase flavoprotein subunit, with protein MALKLDAKIPAGPLAEKWDKHRFEMKLVNPANKRKYSVIVVGSGLAGASAAATLSELGYNVSCFCYQDSPRRAHSIAAQGGINAAKNYRNDGDSVQRLFYDTIKGGDFRAREANVYRLAQVSVDIIDQCVAQGVPFAREYGGLLANRSFGGAQVSRTFYARGQTGQQLLLGAYQALEKEIARGGVKMYERHEMLELVVVDGKARGIIVRDMVTGEIESHAADAVILATGGYGNVFYLSTNAKGCNVTAAYRAHKKGAAFANPCFTQIHPTCIPVAGDHQSKLTLMSESLRNDGRVWVPKRKEDCAKEPSQIAEEDRDYYLERKYPSFGNLSPRDIASRAAKEACDDGRGVGPGGRGVYLDFADAIKRLGKAAIEERYGNLFEMYQRITDEDPYERPMRIYPAVHYTMGGLWVDYNLMSTIPGLHVLGEANFSDHGANRLGASALMQGLADGYFVIPYTIGDYLASNKLEKVTTDHPEFKAAHEAVTARTKRFLEIKGTRTVDSFHRELGKIMWDKCGMARDAAGLQQALVEIPKLREEFWRDVKVLGTGEGINQSLEKAGRVADFLEFAELMCLDALQREESCGGHFRTEYQTEDGEAKRNDERFAYVAAWEYAGEGKAPILNKEPLEFENVHLSTRSYK; from the coding sequence ATGGCACTCAAGCTCGACGCCAAGATCCCCGCCGGCCCGCTGGCGGAGAAGTGGGACAAGCACCGCTTCGAGATGAAGCTGGTGAACCCCGCGAACAAGCGGAAATACAGCGTGATCGTGGTGGGCTCGGGGCTGGCCGGCGCCTCGGCGGCCGCGACGCTCAGCGAACTCGGCTACAACGTGAGCTGCTTCTGCTATCAGGACTCGCCGCGGCGCGCGCACTCGATCGCCGCGCAGGGCGGCATCAATGCGGCGAAGAACTACCGCAACGACGGCGATTCGGTGCAGCGGCTCTTCTACGACACCATCAAGGGCGGGGACTTCCGCGCCCGCGAGGCGAACGTCTACCGGCTGGCGCAAGTGTCGGTGGACATCATCGACCAGTGCGTCGCGCAGGGCGTGCCGTTCGCGCGCGAGTACGGCGGCCTGCTGGCCAACCGCTCGTTCGGCGGCGCGCAGGTCTCGCGCACCTTCTACGCGCGCGGGCAGACGGGGCAGCAGCTGCTCCTCGGCGCCTATCAGGCGCTCGAGAAGGAGATCGCGCGCGGCGGCGTCAAGATGTACGAGCGGCACGAGATGCTCGAACTCGTCGTCGTGGACGGCAAGGCGCGCGGCATCATCGTGCGCGACATGGTGACCGGCGAGATCGAGTCGCACGCGGCCGATGCGGTGATCCTCGCGACGGGCGGGTACGGCAACGTCTTCTACCTCTCCACCAACGCGAAGGGCTGCAACGTCACCGCCGCCTACCGTGCGCACAAGAAGGGCGCGGCGTTCGCGAACCCCTGCTTCACGCAGATCCACCCGACCTGCATCCCCGTCGCGGGCGACCATCAGTCGAAGCTGACGCTGATGTCGGAGTCGCTCCGCAACGACGGGCGCGTCTGGGTCCCGAAGCGGAAGGAGGACTGCGCGAAGGAGCCGTCGCAGATCGCCGAGGAGGACCGCGACTACTACCTCGAGCGGAAGTACCCGTCGTTCGGCAACCTGAGCCCGCGCGACATCGCGTCCCGCGCGGCGAAGGAGGCCTGCGATGACGGGCGCGGCGTCGGCCCCGGCGGGCGCGGCGTCTACCTCGACTTCGCCGACGCGATCAAGCGGCTCGGCAAGGCGGCGATCGAGGAGCGCTATGGGAACCTGTTCGAGATGTACCAGCGCATCACCGACGAGGATCCGTACGAGCGGCCGATGCGCATCTACCCGGCGGTGCACTACACCATGGGCGGGCTCTGGGTGGACTACAACCTGATGAGCACGATCCCGGGCCTGCACGTCCTCGGCGAGGCGAACTTCTCGGACCATGGGGCGAACCGCCTCGGCGCGAGCGCGCTGATGCAGGGACTCGCCGACGGCTACTTCGTGATCCCGTACACCATCGGTGACTACCTCGCGTCGAACAAGCTGGAGAAGGTCACGACCGACCACCCCGAGTTCAAGGCGGCGCACGAGGCGGTGACGGCGCGCACGAAGCGGTTCCTCGAGATCAAGGGGACGCGCACGGTGGACTCGTTCCATCGCGAGCTGGGCAAGATCATGTGGGACAAGTGCGGCATGGCGCGCGACGCGGCGGGTCTCCAGCAGGCGCTCGTCGAGATCCCGAAGCTCCGCGAGGAGTTCTGGCGCGACGTAAAGGTGCTCGGCACGGGGGAGGGGATCAACCAGTCGCTCGAGAAGGCGGGGCGCGTGGCGGACTTCCTCGAGTTCGCCGAGTTGATGTGCCTCGATGCGCTCCAGCGCGAGGAGAGCTGCGGCGGGCACTTCCGCACGGAGTACCAGACCGAGGACGGCGAGGCCAAGCGCAACGACGAGCGGTTCGCGTACGTGGCGGCCTGGGAGTACGCGGGCGAGGGGAAGGCCCCCATCCTGAACAAGGAGCCGCTCGAATTCGAGAATGTCCACCTGAGCACGCGGAGCTACAAGTGA
- a CDS encoding succinate dehydrogenase/fumarate reductase iron-sulfur subunit: MNLTLHVWRQTGPSAPGRIVEYPAKDISPDMSFLEMLDVVNERLIEKGEEPIAFDHDCREGICGSCGMMINGAAHGPMKLTTACQLHMRSFKDGDDIWIEPWRAKAFPVQKDLMVDRGAFDRIIQAGGYISAPTGTPQDANALPIGKPDADLAMDNAACIGCGACVAACPNASASLFTAAKVTHLGVLPQGQPERMKRALAMVERMDLEGFGGCTLFGECQEACPKGISIDAIMQMNRDYIVASATKVELKEWSGSA; the protein is encoded by the coding sequence ATGAACCTCACGCTTCATGTCTGGCGCCAGACGGGACCGTCGGCGCCCGGGCGGATCGTGGAATACCCGGCGAAGGACATCAGCCCTGACATGAGCTTCCTCGAGATGCTCGATGTGGTGAACGAGCGCCTCATCGAGAAGGGCGAGGAGCCGATCGCGTTCGACCACGACTGCCGCGAGGGGATCTGCGGCTCGTGCGGGATGATGATCAACGGCGCCGCGCACGGGCCGATGAAGCTCACGACGGCATGCCAGCTCCACATGCGGAGCTTCAAGGACGGGGATGACATCTGGATCGAGCCGTGGCGCGCGAAAGCGTTCCCGGTGCAGAAGGACCTGATGGTGGATCGCGGCGCGTTCGACCGGATCATCCAGGCGGGCGGGTACATCTCCGCGCCGACCGGGACGCCGCAAGACGCGAACGCGCTGCCGATCGGCAAGCCGGACGCGGACCTCGCGATGGACAACGCGGCCTGCATCGGGTGCGGAGCGTGCGTCGCGGCCTGCCCCAACGCCTCGGCCTCGCTCTTCACCGCAGCGAAGGTCACCCACCTCGGCGTGCTACCGCAGGGCCAGCCCGAGCGCATGAAGCGCGCCCTCGCGATGGTGGAGCGGATGGATCTCGAGGGCTTCGGCGGCTGCACCCTGTTCGGCGAGTGCCAGGAAGCGTGTCCGAAGGGGATCTCGATCGACGCGATCATGCAGATGAATCGCGACTACATCGTGGCGAGCGCGACGAAGGTCGAGTTGAAGGAGTGGTCCGGCTCGGCATGA